One genomic window of Stieleria sp. JC731 includes the following:
- a CDS encoding PQQ-binding-like beta-propeller repeat protein, translating into MKSIQLLSIIAIASVCTIVNAQDANWPQWRGIHRDGHAAEQRLLSSWPEGGPKLAWSIEGLGTGYSAVSIVGDSLYTMGSKDDQALVYCLSMVDGATQWTAPIGPAGQDGDYNTGWGAGQRSTPTVDGNQVFALSDKGVIAALDKNSGEVQWSVDLVAEYGGKIPAWGYSASPLVDGDRVIVCPGEKNFLVGLDRQTGKKVWGSEGVEASAEYVSPIKATVGNVTFYVTASKPGLFGFDAKTGKKLFEDTATGNNIAVIPTPIVKDDLVYHTSAYGAGNTLLRLVPSSDGLQMIPLYALNSKTMENHHGGVVLVDDVIYGFTKQSGGAWMAQDLVSGEALWTERARPNRSGSICYADGRLYCYGDKDGSVLLVEPSRDRYIEHGKLVLPKETSVARKQGAIWAHPIVGNGKLIIRDQDLLYAYDILAE; encoded by the coding sequence ATGAAATCTATTCAACTGCTTAGCATCATCGCGATCGCCAGTGTTTGCACGATCGTGAATGCTCAGGATGCAAACTGGCCTCAGTGGCGTGGCATCCACCGTGATGGGCATGCGGCCGAGCAACGTTTGCTGAGCTCATGGCCCGAAGGCGGTCCAAAGCTGGCTTGGTCGATCGAAGGTTTGGGCACCGGATATTCGGCCGTTTCGATCGTCGGCGACTCGCTTTACACGATGGGTTCCAAAGATGACCAAGCACTTGTGTATTGCTTGTCGATGGTTGATGGTGCAACCCAGTGGACAGCACCAATTGGGCCAGCCGGACAGGACGGTGACTACAACACCGGTTGGGGTGCCGGGCAACGGTCCACCCCCACCGTCGATGGCAATCAGGTGTTCGCATTGTCCGACAAAGGCGTCATCGCGGCCCTCGATAAAAATAGCGGTGAAGTGCAGTGGAGTGTCGACCTGGTTGCCGAATACGGCGGAAAGATTCCTGCCTGGGGCTACAGTGCGTCACCACTTGTCGACGGCGATCGAGTGATTGTCTGTCCTGGCGAAAAGAACTTCCTGGTCGGACTGGACCGCCAAACCGGCAAAAAGGTTTGGGGCAGCGAAGGTGTTGAAGCCTCAGCCGAATACGTTTCTCCGATCAAAGCCACCGTTGGCAACGTTACCTTTTATGTCACAGCCAGCAAGCCCGGCTTGTTTGGCTTCGACGCGAAGACCGGAAAGAAACTGTTCGAAGACACCGCCACGGGTAACAACATCGCAGTCATTCCGACTCCCATCGTCAAAGACGACTTGGTGTACCACACCAGTGCTTACGGTGCAGGTAACACATTGCTGCGTCTTGTCCCATCGAGCGATGGACTGCAAATGATTCCCCTGTATGCCTTGAACAGCAAGACGATGGAAAACCATCACGGGGGCGTGGTTCTGGTTGACGATGTGATTTATGGATTTACTAAACAGAGCGGCGGTGCGTGGATGGCACAGGACCTTGTTTCTGGCGAAGCATTGTGGACCGAACGTGCACGTCCTAATCGTAGCGGATCGATCTGCTACGCCGATGGCCGCTTGTATTGCTATGGTGACAAAGACGGCAGCGTCCTGTTGGTCGAACCGTCACGCGACCGTTACATCGAACATGGCAAACTGGTTCTTCCAAAGGAAACCAGCGTTGCACGTAAGCAAGGTGCAATCTGGGCTCACCCAATCGTTGGCAACGGCAAGTTGATCATTCGCGATCAAGACCTGCTGTATGCTTATGACATCTTGGCCGAATAA